The proteins below come from a single Megalops cyprinoides isolate fMegCyp1 chromosome 5, fMegCyp1.pri, whole genome shotgun sequence genomic window:
- the LOC118777344 gene encoding transcriptional activator MN1-like gives MFGLEQFGSHIDSRNSGQGERNLNQPRMNMNSHFKSPGFHAGGPPVAVEPGMGSLNESPMLGLNMNTNGEQYNFHQRGQSDMHAGGLQQQQPQMHGFFNNQQPHHSHPHGHHPHPHQHHPHFGGTFGGPDPAASCLHGGRIVGYNGGSMGPQQGFAEGFDPLAEGQAGEGFTQQQQQPGTMSDFQHHGPPSGNPAVPAPCLPLDQSPNRAASFHGLPTPSSETHSMEPRRLPPQGRVEALEYGYPIEPPSGHFDVPMFSPSESDSQLPHYGPGRQVVGGSFPGNPGISRGAGMPGISKAQPQHAAYFERLGGGRKRSVGMEPGAGARHPLMQQQQADMLARQNSCPPSLPRPPHSESGTGNPSMQVGGVMLPNQHNQFEYPVHRLESRNMNPYGDHMFNMQQQPPQQPPNQRLQHFDSPYMNVAKRPRFDFPNNHSGENCGTWNSGLHNPPGVENHLSPSAYPGLPGEFTPPVMDGFPPGPPLQHAGPEHQSLQQRQNAAMMIKQMASRNQQQRMRQPNLQQLGHHGDVPQNSMVHGGQGGNMPQPHFERDNGGRMGNFDAHNPHIPQENWFPGPHQPGEMLSRRMGGSSVSGEASPHDMGLQNSSGMLFRPGVNGMGMQEPMRMPTDGHVQALHSPGMHSQFGNNVGNLQQIQSPGAGVVLPNTPTDRRPADFAAPPMGAQSGFPFGGANRQGAPHSNPPGINTSPRNYPPQQEFPPGQRSSVSKLGALSLGNFSKTNAKDNVFGQSCLAALSTACQNMIASLGAPNLNVTFNKKSQNEGKRKPSQTEQDINSSTASGTGSAGPEYFQSNASQNGQMPGAGNSNNKLAGQSGTSQTVQGEASALSPNYNMDATPGGEGKAATGSGRGRGRRKRDSGHVSPGIFFSSDGGHPVVSPTQQGPPAGLGERGGGTPHEKPLTPSSWGKGGELLLGDQPDLMSSLDSGIQSVAKSDASSPHVDFPDDVSTTYGNDDEVSSSSDNNASATGSKPIRSPLVTSSPKLQRGDHGLLNGQKQLGIGFTNHSTSTPDSYGLSSSSGGGGGVGHPGTPGMEQVRTPSSTSGQDEIHPLEILQAQIQLQRQQFSISEDQPLGMKNGKKADCPGQNGDSELAHCSPDTGKGSMSTIDLDTLMAEQHATWYVPSDKALMEGPEDDKSLALWEKTKVQSSNKEAAELSQGKGGVGAGPTGPGGSHLQCLSVHCTDELGDSKPRGGAVPSWRSLHSDISNRFGTFVAALT, from the coding sequence ATGTTTGGGCTGGAGCAGTTTGGGTCTCATATTGATAGCAGAAACTCCGGCCAAGGAGAGAGAAACTTAAACCAGCCAAGAATGAACATGAATTCCCACTTCAAAAGCCCAGGTTTTCATGCTGGAGGGCCACCCGTAGCTGTAGAGCCAGGTATGGGTTCCCTGAATGAGTCTCCAATGCTGGGGCTCAATATGAACACAAATGGGGAACAGTATAATTTCCATCAGAGAGGCCAATCTGATATGCACGCAGGGGgacttcagcagcagcagccccagatGCATGGATTTTTCAACAACCAGCAACCTCACCACAGCCACCCTCATGGtcaccaccctcacccccaccagCACCATCCCCACTTTGGAGGAACTTTCGGGGGCCCAGACCCAGCTGCATCCTGCCTGCACGGGGGCCGGATCGTGGGCTACAACGGTGGCAGCATGgggccccagcagggatttgCAGAGGGTTTTGATCCACTTGCAGAAGGCCAGGCAGGGGAGGGcttcacacagcagcagcagcagcctggcaCCATGTCTGATTTTCAGCACCACGGCCCCCCCAGCGGCAACCCCGCAGTGCCTGCCCCCTGCCTTCCCCTGGATCAATCTCCTAACCGAGCTGCCTCCTTCCACggcctccccaccccctcttccGAAACCCATAGCATGGAGCCCCGCAGGCTGCCCCCGCAGGGCAGGGTGGAGGCGCTCGAGTACGGTTACCCTATCGAGCCGCCCTCGGGGCACTTCGACGTGCCCATGTTCTCCCCCTCTGAATCAGACTCTCAGCTCCCCCACTATGGGCCGGGACGGCAAGTGGTTGGCGGCAGCTTCCCCGGCAACCCTGGAATTTCCCGAGGGGCAGGCATGCCGGGCATCTCCAAAGCGCAGCCGCAGCATGCCGCGTACTTTGAAAGGTTAGGGGGTGGGAGGAAGAGGTCCGTGGGTATGGAGCCAGGGGCGGGTGCCAGGCATCCCctcatgcagcagcagcaggcagacaTGCTGGCCAGACAGAACTCCTGCCCCCCAAGCCTGCCTCGGCCACCCCACTCCGAATCTGGCACCGGCAACCCCAGCATGCAGGTTGGTGGAGTTATGCTGCCTAACCAGCACAACCAGTTTGAGTACCCCGTCCACAGACTGGAGAGCCGCAATATGAATCCCTATGGGGATCACATGTTCAATATGCAACAGCAGCCTCCCCAGCAACCCCCCAATCAAAGACTGCAACACTTTGACTCTCCCTATATGAATGTGGCAAAAAGGCCAAGATTTGACTTTCCTAACAACCACAGCGGGGAGAACTGTGGTACCTGGAACAGCGGCTTGCACAACCCGCCAGGTGTGGAGAatcacctctccccctctgcctaCCCTGGCCTTCCAGGGGAGTTCACCCCTCCTGTCATGGATGGGTTCCCACctggcccccctttgcagcaTGCTGGCCCTGAGCACCAGTCGCTGCAGCAACGCCAGAACGCGGCTATGATGATCAAGCAAATGGCTTCCAGAAACCAGCAGCAAAGAATGAGACAGCCTAATCTGCAGCAGTTGGGTCACCATGGGGACGTCCCTCAAAACAGCATGGTGCACGGGGGCCAGGGGGGAAATATGCCGCAGCCTCACTTTGAAAGGGACAACGGAGGGAGGATGGGGAACTTCGATGCCCACAACCCCCACATACCTCAGGAGAACTGGTTTCCTGGACCGCACCAGCCGGGGGAGATGCTCTCACGCAGGATGGGTGGCTCCTCCGTTTCTGGGGAGGCCAGCCCTCATGACATGGGGCTTCAGAATAGCTCCGGCATGCTGTTCAGACCCGGGGTCAATGGAATGGGCATGCAGGAGCCCATGAGAATGCCCACAGATGGACACGTACAGGCTTTGCATTCTCCCGGCATGCACTCACAGTTCGGAAATAACGTGGGCAACCTTCAGCAGATTCAGTCTCCCGGTGCGGGGGTAGTGCTTCCAAATACACCCACGGACAGGCGGCCTGCTGATTTCGCTGCACCCCCTATGGGGGCTCAATCCGGCTTTCCTTTCGGAGGGGCAAACCGACAGGGGGCACCCCACAGCAACCCCCCAGGGATCAACACCTCACCAAGGAACTACCCCCCTCAGCAAGAGTTCCCTCCAGGCCAGCGGTCATCAGTCAGTAAGCTGGGGGCCCTCTCCCTGGGGAacttcagcaaaacaaatgcaaaggACAACGTGTTTGGTCAGAGTTGCCTAGCAGCCCTCTCCACTGCCTGTCAGAATATGATCGCCAGCCTGGGGGCCCCAAACCTCAATGTAACTTTCAATAAGAAGAGCCAGAACGAGGGCAAACGAAAACCGAGTCAAACAGAGCAGGACATAAATAGCAGCACTGCGAGCGGGACTGGCAGCGCTGGGCCTGAGTATTTCCAGAGCAATGCTTCTCAGAATGGCCAGATGCCTGGCGCTGGGAATAGCAACAATAAGCTTGCAGGTCAAAGTGGCACAAGCCAGACTGTGCAGGGGGAAGCCAGCGCCCTCTCCCCAAACTACAACATGGACGCTACCCCGGGGGGCGAGGGGAAAGCAGCaacagggagcgggagagggagggggaggagaaaaagGGACAGTGGGCATGTGAGtccagggatttttttttcctctgacgGCGGTCACCCTGTTGTGAGTCCGACCCAGCAAGGCCCCCCGGCAGGCcttggggagaggggtgggggtacGCCCCATGAGAAGCCTCTCACGCCCTCTTCTTGGGGTAAGGGGGGTGAACTGCTGCTTGGGGATCAGCCGGACCTCATGTCCTCGCTGGACAGCGGCATCCAGAGCGTTGCCAAGTCTGACGCCAGCTCTCCGCATGTAGACTTCCCGGATGACGTCAGCACCACCTACGGCAATGATGACGAGGTGTCCTCCAGCTCAGACAACAATGCCAGCGCCACCGGTTCAAAGCCCATCCGCAGCCCCCTGGTCACCAGCTCCCCAAAGCTGCAGAGGGGTGACCACGGGCTATTGAATGGGCAGAAGCAGCTGGGCATTGGCTTTACAAACCACTCTACCTCTACGCCCGACAGCTATGGACTCAGCAGCAGTAGTGGTGGCGGCGGTGGAGTTGGTCATCCTGGCACACCTGGCATGGAGCAGGTACGCACGCCCTCCAGCACCTCTGGGCAGGACGAGATACATCCCCTGGAGATCCTCCAGGCTCAGatccagctgcagagacagcagtTCAGCATCTCCGAGGACCAGCCACTGGGCATGAAGAATGGCAAGAAGGCAGACTGCCCGGGACAGAATGGAGACAGTGAGCTGGCACACTGTAGCCCGGACACCGGGAAAGGCTCCATGAGCACTATTGACCTTGACACTCTCATGGCAGAGCAACATGCCACATGGTATGTGCCCAGCGACAAGGCCCTAATGGAGGGGCCGGAGGATGACAAGTCTTTGGCACTCTGGGAAAAGACAAAGGTCCAGAGCAGCAACAAAGAAG
- the pitpnb gene encoding phosphatidylinositol transfer protein beta isoform isoform X2, which produces MVLIKEYRVVLPCSVEEYQVGQLYSVAEASKNETGGGEGIEVLKNEPYEKEGEKGQYTHKIYHLKSKVPGFVKMIAPEGALVFHEKAWNAYPYCRTIVTNEYMKDDFFIKIETWHKPDMGTIENVHELDAPTWKTVEVVPIDIADREQVAPGDYKEEEDPALFKSEKTGRGPLGPNWKAELVSKPDCPRMCAYKLVTVKFKWWGLQSKIENFIHRQERRIFTNFHRQLFCWIDGWVNLTMEDIRRMEDETQKELEEMRKKGTVRGTTATDE; this is translated from the exons TACCAAGTGGGGCAGCTGTACTCTGTGGCTGAGGCCAGCAAGAACGAGACGGGCGGCGGGGAGGGCATCGAGGTGCTGAAAAATGAGCCCTAcgagaaggagggagagaaaggacagtacacacacaaaatctacCATCTAAAGAG TAAAGTTCCTGGGTTCGTGAAGATGATCGCACCAGAGGGAGCCCTGGTGTTCCATGAAAAGGCCTGGAATGCCTACCCATACTGCAGAACCA TTGTGACG aATGAGTACATGAAAGATGACTTCTTTATTAAGATCGAAACATGGCACAAACCAGACATGGGAACGATAGAAAAT GTACATGAACTCGATGCCCCCACATGGAAGACAGTGGAGGTGGTGCCAATCGACAtagcagacagagagcaagtCGCGCCTGGT GACtacaaggaggaggaggacccCGCACTGTTCAAGTCAGAGAAGACCGGCAGAGGCCCCCTAGGGCCCAACTGGAAG GCAGAGCTGGTCAGTAAACCTGATTGCCcacgcatgtgtgcatataaaCTGGTCACCGTCAAGTTCAAGTGGTGGGGCCTGCAGAGCAAAATAGAAAATTTCATCCACAGG caAGAGAGGAGAATCTTTACCAACTTTCACCGCCAGCTGTTCTGCTGGATCGACGGCTGGGTGAACCTCACTATGGAGGACATCCGACGGATGGAGGACGAGAcgcagaaggagctggaggag ATGCGTAAGAAGGGCACTGTGCGAGGCACGACGGCCACGGACGAGTAA
- the pitpnb gene encoding phosphatidylinositol transfer protein beta isoform isoform X1, giving the protein MVLIKEYRVVLPCSVEEYQVGQLYSVAEASKNETGGGEGIEVLKNEPYEKEGEKGQYTHKIYHLKSKVPGFVKMIAPEGALVFHEKAWNAYPYCRTIVTNEYMKDDFFIKIETWHKPDMGTIENVHELDAPTWKTVEVVPIDIADREQVAPGDYKEEEDPALFKSEKTGRGPLGPNWKAELVSKPDCPRMCAYKLVTVKFKWWGLQSKIENFIHRQERRIFTNFHRQLFCWIDGWVNLTMEDIRRMEDETQKELEELRKSGEVRGTSAANEQ; this is encoded by the exons TACCAAGTGGGGCAGCTGTACTCTGTGGCTGAGGCCAGCAAGAACGAGACGGGCGGCGGGGAGGGCATCGAGGTGCTGAAAAATGAGCCCTAcgagaaggagggagagaaaggacagtacacacacaaaatctacCATCTAAAGAG TAAAGTTCCTGGGTTCGTGAAGATGATCGCACCAGAGGGAGCCCTGGTGTTCCATGAAAAGGCCTGGAATGCCTACCCATACTGCAGAACCA TTGTGACG aATGAGTACATGAAAGATGACTTCTTTATTAAGATCGAAACATGGCACAAACCAGACATGGGAACGATAGAAAAT GTACATGAACTCGATGCCCCCACATGGAAGACAGTGGAGGTGGTGCCAATCGACAtagcagacagagagcaagtCGCGCCTGGT GACtacaaggaggaggaggacccCGCACTGTTCAAGTCAGAGAAGACCGGCAGAGGCCCCCTAGGGCCCAACTGGAAG GCAGAGCTGGTCAGTAAACCTGATTGCCcacgcatgtgtgcatataaaCTGGTCACCGTCAAGTTCAAGTGGTGGGGCCTGCAGAGCAAAATAGAAAATTTCATCCACAGG caAGAGAGGAGAATCTTTACCAACTTTCACCGCCAGCTGTTCTGCTGGATCGACGGCTGGGTGAACCTCACTATGGAGGACATCCGACGGATGGAGGACGAGAcgcagaaggagctggaggag cttcGTAAATCAGGTGAAGTTCGAGGCACCAGTGCTGCGAACGAACAATGA